In Sparus aurata chromosome 3, fSpaAur1.1, whole genome shotgun sequence, the following are encoded in one genomic region:
- the LOC115579325 gene encoding major histocompatibility complex class I-related gene protein-like, producing MQLAALSRSQKTPGEENLRADSPMRREVEKNYLSTVCFICESVLITVSVSVSGVHVLQEVNGLEWDDETGEVKGFSQFGYDGEDLLELDPNTFTWIALRPEAVTAKQIWDANKDLRQSYKTAVTLIFPEQMKTYVEYGRSVLLRTELPSVSLLQKTPSSPVSCLATGFYPHRASLVWRKDGEELHEEVDHGEILPNHDGTFQMSVDLNLSSVTPEDWTRYDCVFQLSGVKEEIITKLEKDRIRTNEGNSSNMTVLVTAAVVVLALILISAAGFIVYKKNTG from the exons ATGCAGCTGGCGGCTCTCAGCAGGTCCCAGAAGACTCCAGGAGAAGAGAACTTGAGGGCAGACAGCCCCAtgaggagagaggtggagaaga ATTATCTGTCCACTGtatgtttcatctgtgaatcagtgttaattacagtctctgtctctgtctcaggtgtccatgttttacaaGAGGTGAATGGCCttgagtgggatgatgagactggAGAGGTCAAAGGCTTCTCTCagtttggttatgatggagaagacctCTTGGAATTGGAtccaaatacatttacatggaTCGCTCTAAGACCTGAGGCTGTCACCGCCAAACAGATATGGGATGCAAATAAAGATTTAAGACAATCCTATAAAACTGCTGTTACTCTGATTTTTCCAGAACAGATGAAGACGTATGTGGAGTATGGAAGGAGCGTTCTCCTGAGAACAG agcttccctcagtgtctctcctccagaagactccctcctctccagtcagctgcctcgctacaggtttctaccctcacagagcctcactcgtctggaggaaagatggagaggagcttcatgaggaggtggaccacggagagatcctccccaaccacgatggaaccttccagatgagtgttgacctgaacctttcatcagtcacacctgaagactggacgaggtacgactgtgtgtttcagctctctggtgtgaaggaggaaatcatcaccaaactggagaaagatcggatcagaaccaaTGAAGGTAAT tccagtaacatgaccgtcctcgtcactgctgcagtggttgttcttgctctcattctcatcagtgctgctggattcatcgtttacaaaaagaacACAG GGTGA